The proteins below come from a single Poecilia reticulata strain Guanapo linkage group LG5, Guppy_female_1.0+MT, whole genome shotgun sequence genomic window:
- the LOC103464627 gene encoding hyaluronidase-2-like translates to MRIRVKVAGTTMETVFPSXLSAVDRLSWFLLALXTSWIVLGSADTNQTSWPLHSKKPVLFVWNAPTQECRSLHNVTLSLDLFDIVSTASKGFARQNLTTFYKDNLGIYPYYTLENIAVNGGLPQSVNLAQHLAKISQDLDTYIPDPKATGLAVIDWDRWQPLWIHNWGGRHVHRRKSIELVARKNATLTQGQVKNVAQEEFELAVRELMLGTLRQGKNLRPNQLWGYYPFPECFNNEYYGGKLETYTGHCKTIKIEENNQLNWMWNESTTLFPEIYSGAKKMKSGPFWVCRDVRLWAPSTSGGQNLQLKRH, encoded by the exons ATG AGGATAAGAGTGAAGGTAGCAGGAACCACCATGGAGACTGTATTCCCCTCTYTCCTCTCAGCAGTTGACCGACTGTCCTGGTTTCTCCTTGCTCTGTTWACATCATGGATAGTCTTGGGTTCAGCAGATACAAATCAGACAAGCTGGCCATTACACTCCAAGAAGCCAGTTCTCTTCGTCTGGAACGCTCCCACTCAGGAGTGTCGATCACTACACAATGTTACTTTGTCATTAGACCTGTTTGACATAGTGTCTACTGCCAGTAAGGGCTTTGCCCGGCAGAATCTCACAACGTTCTATAAGGATAACCTCGGGATTTATCCCTACTATACCCTTGAAAACATAGCAGTCAATGGGGGCCTTCCACAAAGTGTCAATCTCGCTCAGCACCTTGCAAAAATATCTCAGGACCTAGACACATACATACCAGACCCCAAGGCTACAGGTCTGGCTGTCATTGACTGGGATCGATGGCAGCCCTTGTGGATCCATAACTGGGGTGGTAGACATGTCCATAGAAGGAAATCAATTGAACTGGTGGCCAGAAAGAACGCTACGTTGACTCAAGGGCAAGTGAAAAATGTTGCGCAAGAAGAATTTGAACTTGCAGTTCGTGAATTGATGCTGGGGACCCTGAGGCAGGGTAAAAATTTGAGACCGAATCAGCTGTGGGGATACTACCCATTTCCTGAATGTTTCAACAATGAGTACTATGGTGGGAAATTGGAAACCTACACAGGACACTGTAAAACTATTAAGATTGAGGAAAATAATCAACTGAACTGGATGTGGAACGAAAGCACCACCCTTTTTCCTGAaatatacagtggggcaaaaaa